A window from Parambassis ranga chromosome 13, fParRan2.1, whole genome shotgun sequence encodes these proteins:
- the LOC114444914 gene encoding uncharacterized protein LOC114444914, whose amino-acid sequence MVHVYENGSDRPADQNQVYRNRTKMNEDLLRTGDLSLTLRHPTWTDTDTYTCTVYNRWRKILMKKQVELHVNVPQVEVDSGVESIQLPLKTTADLPEDTKVEWRDSYRTVHVYENGSDRPADQHQVYRNRTKMNEDLLRTGDLSLTLRHPTDWDNHTYTCTVYNKEGDILMKKQVELKVRVHQVEVDSGVESVQLPFKTTADLPEDTKVEWRDRYRTVHVYENGSDRPADQDQVYRNRTKMNEDLLRTGDLSLTLRHPTERDSGRYWCYVSRGGRLLRAKTVLLTVKDRVQVQDQTEDIRTRSSSIDPTPLMADQSV is encoded by the exons ATGGTCCACGTGTATGAGAACGGCTCTGaccgacctgcagaccagaaccaggtttacagaaacagaacaaagatgaatgaagacctgctgagaactggagacctcagtctgaccctgagacaccccacatggacagacacagacacctacacctgcaccgtCTACAACAGGTGGAGAAAGATCCTGATGAAGAAACAAGTGGAGCTCCATGTAAACG tcccccaggtggaggtggactcagGGGTGGAGTCTATCCAGCTGCCATTAAAAACCACAGCTGACCTGCCTGAAGACACTAAAGTGGAGTGGAGGGACAGTTACAGGACAGTCCACGTGTATGAGAACGGCTCTGACCGACCTGCAGACCAGCACCAagtttacagaaacagaacaaagatgaatgaagacctgctgagaactggagacctcagtctgaccctgagacacccCACAGACTGGGACAACcacacctacacctgcaccgtctacaacaaggagggagacatcctgatgaagaaacaagtggagctcaaagtcagag tccaccaggtggaggtggactcaggggtggagtctgtccagctgccatttaaaaccacagctgACCTGCCTGAAGACACTAAAGTGGAGTGGAGGGACAGATACAGGACAGTCCACGTGTATGAGAACGGCTCTGACCGACCTGCAGACCAGGACCaggtttacagaaacagaacaaagatgaatgaagacctgctgagaactggagacctcagtctgaccctgagacaccccacagagagagacagtggaCGATACTGGTGTTATGTTTCCAGAGGAGGACGTCTGCTGAGAGCAAAAACAGTGCTGCTCACAGTCaaag acagagTCCAGGTCCAGGATCAAACAGAGGACATCAGGACCAGAAGCAGCTCCATTGATCCGACTCCTCTGATGGCTGATCaatcagtttga
- the LOC114445176 gene encoding V-set domain-containing T-cell activation inhibitor 1-like yields the protein MKVLVLCVILLQASSVMTVDVYEGAESVLLPCQDSSVPLDPTVMWVRYGFIPPTVHQRVQAGDELADQNQGYKGRTSMKTDALRTGDLSLTLRKPRLSDSGTYTCTITAFGNERELADVELQFTDRTSL from the exons cGTCCTCTGTCATGACTGTGGACGTGTATGAGGGGGCGGAGTCAGTGCTGCTGCCCTGCCAGGACTCTTCTGTACCTCTTGACCCCACAGTGATGTGGGTCCGCTACGGCTTTATTCCTCCAACCGTCCACCAGCGTGTCCAGGCTGGTGATGAACTAGCAGACCAAAACCAGGGGTACAAAGGCCGAACATCCATGAAGACTGATGCTCTGAGGACTGGAGACCTCAGCCTGACTCTGAGGAAGCCCCGCCTCTCTGACAGTGGAACCTACACCTGCACCATCACAGCGTTTGGAAATGAACGAGAACTGGCAGATGTAgagctgcag tTCACAGACAGAACTTCACTGTGA